One segment of Deltaproteobacteria bacterium DNA contains the following:
- the murA gene encoding UDP-N-acetylglucosamine 1-carboxyvinyltransferase: protein MEKIIIKGGKPLCGKVKIGGAKNAALPLISSSILLDGRCEFSNVPQLRDVETICKLLELMGAKFELKQHNLKIDASNINKTFAPYDLVKTMRASILVLGPLLAKYKKARVSLPGGCAIGERPVNLHIEALRKLGALIEVKNGYIEAKAKKLKGREIYFDIPTVTGTENVVMAATLADGITTILNAAQEPEVVDLANFLNGCGAKIEGAGTENIVVSGVSSLKANKVHNIIFDRVEAGTYMVLACATKGDVEIIDAPYSHLHAVVEKLEDVGASINVKENGLRVKMKGKIKHTDIKTMPYPGFPTDMQAQFTSLLSIADGNSVITETIFEKRFSHVPELVRMGANIRVSGNHAIIEGVDHLNGAPVTATDLRAAASLIIAGLVARGETTMFGVHHLDRGYENLEQKISALSGFIRREKSE, encoded by the coding sequence ATGGAGAAAATAATAATAAAGGGCGGAAAGCCATTATGCGGTAAAGTGAAGATAGGGGGAGCAAAGAATGCTGCTCTTCCTCTTATTTCTTCGTCTATTTTATTAGACGGGAGATGTGAGTTTTCCAATGTTCCTCAATTAAGAGACGTAGAAACGATTTGTAAATTGTTAGAGCTTATGGGAGCAAAATTTGAGTTGAAACAACACAATCTCAAAATTGATGCCAGTAATATAAATAAAACATTCGCACCTTATGATTTAGTGAAAACAATGCGTGCATCCATACTTGTTTTGGGTCCTCTTTTAGCTAAATATAAAAAGGCCAGAGTTTCACTGCCTGGAGGCTGTGCCATAGGAGAAAGGCCTGTAAACTTGCATATAGAGGCGTTAAGAAAATTGGGAGCTCTTATTGAAGTAAAAAATGGATACATTGAAGCTAAAGCGAAAAAACTAAAGGGGAGAGAAATATATTTTGATATTCCTACTGTTACTGGAACAGAGAATGTGGTTATGGCTGCTACTCTTGCCGATGGAATTACAACGATATTGAATGCCGCCCAAGAGCCGGAGGTAGTAGATTTGGCAAATTTTTTGAACGGTTGTGGTGCAAAAATAGAAGGTGCAGGAACAGAAAACATTGTTGTGAGCGGCGTGAGTAGTTTGAAAGCAAATAAAGTACACAACATAATTTTTGATCGAGTAGAAGCGGGAACATATATGGTTTTAGCCTGTGCAACAAAGGGAGATGTGGAGATTATAGACGCTCCTTATTCTCACCTGCACGCTGTGGTGGAAAAACTGGAAGATGTAGGAGCAAGCATAAATGTGAAAGAAAACGGACTAAGAGTAAAAATGAAAGGCAAAATAAAGCATACAGATATAAAAACCATGCCTTATCCTGGTTTTCCTACTGATATGCAGGCACAGTTCACATCACTTTTGTCCATTGCAGATGGAAATAGCGTAATTACAGAAACGATTTTTGAAAAGAGATTTTCGCATGTGCCAGAGTTGGTAAGAATGGGAGCAAATATAAGAGTAAGCGGTAACCATGCAATTATTGAAGGAGTTGATCATCTAAACGGTGCTCCTGTTACTGCGACCGATCTCAGAGCAGCAGCTTCTTTAATCATTGCAGGATTAGTGGCTCGCGGAGAAACAACAATGTTTGGGGTTCATCATTTGGATCGGGGGTATGAAAATTTAGAGCAAAAAATCAGTGCGCTTTCAGGATTTATAAGGAGAGAAAAAAGTGAATAG
- a CDS encoding ATP phosphoribosyltransferase, whose amino-acid sequence MNRLVVALSKGRLLDEALNIFVKKGIDVQSPQNGRKLYFDGREGKLRFIIVRAQDVPTYVEYGAADLGIAGYDVLREQNRDLYELINLNIGRCKMVVAGKTDVISPLRPLRIATKFPNIAKDFFIKEGINVEIIKLYGSIELAPLFEISDWIVDITSTGRTLKENGLRVIREIFTSTAYLVASKGSYHTKYNEIKELMDILT is encoded by the coding sequence GTGAATAGACTTGTTGTTGCTTTATCCAAAGGGAGGCTTTTAGACGAAGCATTGAATATATTTGTAAAAAAGGGGATAGATGTTCAATCTCCTCAAAATGGCAGAAAACTTTATTTTGATGGACGGGAAGGAAAACTGAGGTTTATTATAGTGAGAGCTCAGGATGTACCCACTTATGTTGAATATGGAGCGGCGGATTTGGGAATAGCGGGATATGATGTATTAAGAGAACAAAACAGAGATTTATACGAACTGATTAACTTGAATATAGGGCGTTGTAAGATGGTAGTGGCTGGAAAGACTGATGTAATATCTCCTTTAAGACCTTTGAGGATAGCTACTAAATTTCCCAACATAGCTAAGGATTTTTTTATAAAGGAAGGAATAAATGTGGAGATAATAAAACTTTATGGTTCTATAGAATTGGCACCGCTTTTTGAAATATCGGATTGGATTGTAGATATTACATCTACTGGCAGAACATTAAAAGAGAATGGGTTAAGAGTAATAAGAGAAATTTTCACATCTACTGCTTATCTTGTTGCCAGTAAAGGGAGCTATCACACAAAATATAATGAGATTAAGGAATTGATGGATATTCTTACATGA